The following proteins are encoded in a genomic region of Arcobacter cloacae:
- a CDS encoding efflux RND transporter permease subunit: MISSFFIKNPVFAGVLSIIIFLVGLISMFNLPIEQYPRVLPPQIIVSTAYSGASADTIAKTVAAPLEEKINGAKNMLYMNSLAEDSGRLSINVYFEVGTDPDQAKIDVNNRVQAALSSMPEQVQRQGVVVGERSPSILLFAMLQSPNKTYDSIYLSNYALLNMVETLKRVDGVGDAVIFGAKDYSIRIWIDPLKLSKYSLATTDVITAIKEQNNQYAAGKVAAEPIANKQMYTYTIQTPSRFSNPNDFSNIIIKSNEDGSSLKLKDVASVELGASSYSVQTRLNNSPSLPIGVFLQSGANALSTAKAIKKALDEASKNFPEDMTYTIPYDSTDFITASIEEVVKTFIEALILVILIIYLFLQSWRATIIPLIAVPVSIIGAFAGMYALGFSINLLTLFGLVLAIGIVVDDAIIVIENVERHMDEGKTPKEAAFIAMKEVTGALIAIILVLGAVFVPVAFMSGLSGEMYRQFAITIVISVLISGFVALTLTPSLCVAILKNKKHEAKGFFKWFNTMFDKATTGYSYIVKKTIRFSLISMLLFGGLIFVSWDMFKSMKTGLIPDEDQGTIFVFGFNPPGSSLSRTLELSEEINKIIQKDPNVKNIITLAGYDFTTSAERTHTVATIIKLHDWSQRPNPEQEAKALLAKFSKELMGTSEGFSFAVVPPPIMGMSVTGGFDMYVQDRTGGTIQDLGDAVNKILERAKTRPELMGVRTSLAANIPQFKMDVDIEKAKAKGVNINDIYSTINATFGSFYVNDFSLYGRTYKVNLQAIDEYRNNVEDMQHIFVRSKDGELLPLNSFVTIKKQVGADLVERFNLFQAAKVSGQPADGYSSGDALNAIEEVAKEVLPEGYTISWVGTAYQEKQVSGSSAMAFIFGLIFLFLILCALYEKWLLPIAVVLAVPFAVFGAILATNLRGLDNNIYFQIGLLVLAGLAAKNAILIVEFALQKRKEGYNIIDSAIEAAKVRLRPIIMTSLAFTIGVLPLAISSGAGAASKHSIGTGVIGGMLTATFIAILFIPLFYVLISKLSGEKDKKEELKEEN, from the coding sequence ATGATTTCATCATTTTTTATAAAAAATCCAGTTTTTGCTGGAGTTTTATCAATAATAATATTTTTAGTAGGTCTTATTTCTATGTTCAATCTTCCAATTGAACAATATCCAAGAGTTTTACCTCCTCAGATTATTGTAAGTACAGCTTATTCTGGTGCTAGTGCTGATACAATTGCAAAAACTGTAGCCGCGCCACTTGAAGAGAAAATTAATGGTGCAAAAAATATGCTTTATATGAACTCTTTAGCAGAAGATAGTGGACGATTAAGTATAAATGTATATTTTGAAGTTGGAACAGACCCTGATCAAGCTAAAATTGATGTAAATAACAGAGTTCAAGCAGCTTTATCTTCTATGCCAGAGCAAGTACAAAGACAAGGTGTAGTTGTAGGGGAAAGAAGTCCTAGTATTTTACTTTTTGCTATGCTTCAATCTCCAAATAAAACTTATGATTCAATCTATTTATCAAATTATGCTTTATTAAACATGGTTGAAACACTAAAAAGAGTTGATGGAGTTGGAGATGCTGTAATTTTTGGAGCTAAAGATTACTCTATTAGAATATGGATAGATCCTTTAAAACTCTCAAAATACTCTTTAGCTACAACTGATGTTATAACTGCAATTAAAGAACAAAACAACCAATACGCAGCTGGAAAAGTTGCAGCTGAGCCTATTGCAAATAAACAAATGTATACATATACAATACAGACACCTAGTAGATTTAGCAACCCAAATGATTTTTCAAATATTATTATAAAATCAAACGAAGATGGGAGTAGTTTAAAACTAAAAGATGTTGCTTCAGTTGAATTAGGAGCTAGTTCTTATAGTGTACAAACAAGATTAAATAACTCACCATCTTTACCTATTGGTGTTTTCTTACAAAGTGGTGCAAATGCATTAAGCACTGCAAAAGCTATAAAAAAAGCTTTAGATGAAGCTAGTAAAAACTTTCCTGAAGATATGACATATACTATTCCTTATGATAGTACAGATTTTATTACAGCATCTATTGAAGAGGTTGTTAAAACTTTTATTGAAGCATTAATTTTAGTTATTTTAATTATCTATTTATTTTTACAAAGCTGGAGAGCTACTATTATTCCATTAATTGCTGTACCTGTTTCAATAATTGGAGCTTTTGCTGGAATGTATGCTTTAGGATTTAGTATAAATCTTCTTACACTTTTTGGACTTGTTCTTGCAATTGGAATAGTTGTTGATGATGCTATTATTGTAATTGAAAATGTTGAAAGACATATGGATGAAGGGAAAACTCCAAAAGAGGCTGCTTTTATTGCTATGAAAGAAGTAACAGGAGCATTAATTGCTATTATTTTGGTACTTGGAGCTGTATTTGTACCTGTTGCATTTATGAGTGGTTTAAGTGGAGAGATGTATAGGCAATTTGCTATTACTATTGTAATTTCTGTTTTAATTTCAGGATTTGTAGCTCTTACATTAACTCCTTCTTTATGTGTTGCTATATTAAAAAATAAAAAGCATGAAGCAAAAGGTTTTTTCAAATGGTTTAATACTATGTTTGATAAAGCAACTACGGGTTACTCTTATATAGTAAAAAAAACTATTAGATTTTCATTAATTTCTATGCTTTTATTTGGTGGATTAATTTTTGTTTCTTGGGATATGTTTAAATCTATGAAAACAGGATTAATACCTGATGAGGATCAAGGAACAATATTTGTATTTGGATTTAATCCTCCTGGTTCATCTTTATCAAGAACTTTAGAGTTATCAGAAGAGATAAATAAAATAATTCAAAAAGACCCTAATGTAAAAAATATTATTACCCTTGCTGGATATGATTTTACTACTTCAGCTGAAAGAACACACACTGTTGCAACTATTATTAAATTACATGATTGGAGTCAAAGACCAAATCCAGAGCAAGAAGCAAAAGCTCTTTTAGCAAAATTTAGTAAAGAATTGATGGGAACAAGTGAAGGTTTCTCTTTTGCTGTTGTACCTCCTCCTATTATGGGAATGAGTGTTACAGGTGGATTTGATATGTATGTTCAAGATAGAACAGGTGGAACTATCCAAGATTTAGGTGATGCTGTAAATAAAATATTAGAAAGAGCTAAAACAAGACCTGAATTGATGGGAGTTAGAACATCACTAGCTGCTAATATTCCCCAATTTAAAATGGATGTGGACATAGAAAAAGCTAAAGCTAAAGGTGTAAATATAAATGATATTTATAGCACTATAAATGCCACTTTTGGAAGTTTCTATGTAAATGATTTTTCTTTATATGGAAGAACTTATAAAGTTAATTTACAAGCAATTGATGAGTATAGAAATAATGTTGAAGATATGCAACATATTTTTGTTAGGTCTAAAGATGGAGAACTTTTACCATTAAATTCTTTTGTTACTATAAAAAAACAAGTTGGTGCTGACTTAGTAGAAAGATTTAATCTTTTCCAAGCTGCAAAAGTTTCAGGACAGCCAGCAGATGGATATAGTTCAGGGGATGCTTTAAATGCTATTGAAGAAGTAGCAAAAGAGGTTTTACCTGAAGGATATACAATAAGTTGGGTAGGAACAGCTTATCAAGAGAAACAAGTAAGTGGAAGTTCTGCTATGGCATTTATATTTGGTCTTATATTTTTATTCTTAATTCTTTGTGCCTTATATGAAAAATGGCTACTTCCTATAGCTGTTGTTTTAGCTGTGCCATTTGCTGTATTTGGAGCTATATTAGCTACAAATTTAAGAGGTTTAGATAATAATATCTATTTCCAAATTGGACTATTAGTTCTTGCAGGACTTGCTGCTAAAAATGCCATTTTAATTGTGGAGTTTGCTCTTCAAAAAAGAAAAGAGGGATATAATATAATTGACTCAGCAATAGAAGCTGCAAAAGTAAGACTTAGACCAATTATCATGACATCTTTAGCCTTTACAATTGGTGTTTTACCACTTGCTATTAGTAGTGGAGCAGGAGCTGCTAGTAAACACTCTATTGGAACGGGAGTTATAGGAGGAATGCTAACAGCTACATTTATAGCTATTTTATTTATTCCTTTATTTTATGTTTTAATCTCAAAATTAAGTGGAGAAAAAGATAAAAAAGAAGAACTAAAAGAAGAGAATTAA
- a CDS encoding efflux RND transporter periplasmic adaptor subunit codes for MIKKSIISIFLLFGLNNLVANETPALPVQTFKIEKQNNFTSRTYPTILKAYEQVDVIARVQGVLKEKLFNEGEFVKKGTILYKIEPDTYLANLNIKKANFVKAKKDYERAKSLIASKSISAQVYDDYLFQYNSSKAALDEAQINLNYTTVKAPIDGIVGIKNHDVGDLVGSNANNSLLVTITNINPIHAEFSLPKDDINKYLSQIKNKSAKINLIANGQKYESGEIDFISSVIDSNTDTLLIRAKFDNTNSDLIVGTFAKIEIDNLSLGEVFIVPENAVMKTAQASIVMVIDENNIAKPRPVETGDLVENGIVVKSGLKIDEQIAISNLAKLRPETKVQIVNKEK; via the coding sequence ATGATAAAAAAATCAATAATTTCAATATTTTTACTATTTGGATTAAACAATCTTGTAGCAAATGAAACGCCAGCTTTACCTGTACAAACTTTTAAAATTGAAAAACAAAATAATTTTACAAGTAGAACTTATCCAACTATTTTAAAAGCCTATGAACAAGTTGATGTGATAGCAAGGGTTCAAGGAGTATTAAAAGAGAAACTTTTTAATGAAGGAGAGTTTGTAAAAAAAGGAACTATTTTATATAAAATAGAACCAGATACTTATTTAGCAAATCTTAATATAAAAAAAGCAAATTTTGTAAAAGCAAAAAAAGATTATGAAAGAGCTAAATCTCTTATTGCTTCAAAATCTATAAGTGCTCAAGTTTATGATGATTATTTATTTCAATACAATAGTTCAAAAGCAGCTTTAGATGAAGCACAAATAAATCTAAATTACACAACAGTAAAAGCCCCAATAGATGGAATTGTAGGAATAAAAAATCATGATGTTGGAGATTTAGTTGGCAGCAATGCAAATAATTCACTTCTTGTAACTATTACAAATATAAATCCTATTCATGCTGAATTTTCACTGCCAAAAGATGATATAAATAAATATTTATCTCAAATAAAAAATAAAAGTGCAAAAATAAATCTTATTGCAAATGGACAAAAATATGAATCAGGAGAGATTGATTTTATCTCTTCAGTTATTGATTCAAACACTGATACTCTTTTAATTAGAGCAAAATTTGATAATACTAATAGTGATTTAATTGTTGGAACTTTTGCAAAAATTGAAATTGATAATTTATCTTTAGGAGAGGTTTTTATAGTTCCTGAAAATGCCGTTATGAAAACAGCTCAAGCCTCAATAGTTATGGTAATAGATGAAAATAATATTGCAAAACCAAGACCTGTTGAAACTGGTGATTTAGTAGAAAATGGAATTGTTGTTAAAAGTGGGTTAAAAATAGATGAACAAATTGCTATAAGTAATCTTGCAAAACTTAGACCTGAAACAAAAGTTCAAATAGTAAATAAAGAGAAATAG
- a CDS encoding TolC family protein, with protein sequence MKKICFIFFTPFFLYAQTLDELVNLSIENRLVDSSKQSLESIQDEYKSIKSGYLPSLDVGAKYSMTDKETQSLAQNSANAYASLNYTLYDGGKKSDIYDSYESTIKSTQESLESLKNNISMNVISYYYNYLSLIAKKDAKIKEIEQLESQMLRLSRFLDAGTTTEDEVQKIISRVENAKVTLQEIELETQTILHNLEYITGTKVEITEGSNIKELENITNESERFDIKSLEFDLQTKLSKSRAEKSAFLPTITLDNTYTYYDSNFDNKDYEKNTIDHQNIVSANLKWNIFSFGETQYKYESAYKSYLASKSKYEYEKNKANVDLQLALKSYDIAKAKIKSAQANLNAAQSAYEVIKSKYENGLIDNVAFLESLSEKSEAVSQLKTSINELEIKKANIIYHSGKKLQEYIK encoded by the coding sequence TTGAAAAAGATATGTTTTATATTTTTTACCCCATTTTTTCTATACGCACAAACTTTAGATGAGTTAGTTAATTTATCTATAGAAAATAGATTAGTTGATTCTTCAAAACAAAGTCTAGAATCTATCCAAGATGAATACAAAAGCATAAAAAGTGGATATTTACCAAGCTTAGATGTTGGAGCAAAATATTCAATGACAGATAAAGAGACACAAAGTTTAGCTCAAAACTCAGCAAATGCCTATGCTAGTTTAAACTATACACTTTATGATGGTGGAAAAAAATCTGATATTTATGATAGTTATGAATCTACGATTAAAAGTACTCAAGAATCCCTTGAAAGTTTGAAAAACAATATTTCAATGAATGTTATAAGTTATTATTATAACTATTTATCTTTAATTGCAAAAAAAGATGCAAAGATAAAAGAGATTGAACAACTTGAATCTCAAATGTTACGATTAAGTCGATTTTTAGATGCTGGAACAACTACAGAAGATGAAGTACAAAAAATTATTTCAAGAGTTGAAAATGCAAAAGTTACATTACAAGAAATAGAACTTGAAACTCAAACTATATTGCATAATTTAGAGTATATTACTGGAACAAAAGTAGAAATTACAGAAGGTTCAAATATAAAAGAACTTGAAAATATAACCAATGAAAGTGAAAGATTTGATATTAAATCTTTAGAGTTTGACTTACAAACAAAATTAAGTAAATCAAGAGCAGAAAAAAGTGCATTTTTACCAACCATAACTTTAGATAATACTTATACATATTATGATTCAAATTTTGACAATAAAGACTATGAAAAAAATACAATTGACCATCAAAACATAGTTTCAGCAAATCTAAAATGGAATATATTCTCTTTTGGAGAGACACAATATAAATATGAGTCAGCTTATAAATCTTATTTGGCTTCTAAATCAAAATATGAATATGAAAAAAATAAAGCAAATGTTGATTTACAACTTGCACTAAAATCTTATGATATTGCAAAAGCAAAGATAAAATCAGCTCAAGCAAATTTAAATGCTGCGCAAAGTGCATATGAAGTTATTAAATCAAAATATGAAAATGGATTAATTGACAATGTAGCTTTTTTAGAGAGTTTAAGTGAAAAATCAGAAGCCGTTAGTCAATTAAAAACATCAATAAATGAATTAGAAATTAAAAAAGCAAATATTATTTACCATAGTGGTAAAAAATTACAGGAGTATATAAAATGA
- a CDS encoding MarR family winged helix-turn-helix transcriptional regulator — translation MNKKYIDKFYNSTAKKSEYEIFNITLPINLLYKDMFNETEHFLKANYDLLHSHIDVLASLYFNGNSLSPTELYDAMLFSSGGMTKILNKLEERSFIKREPSVSDKRSTLICLTKEGEKVVKEAIIKIAKAKEEMFEVLNEKEKEDLKNILSKVIYSQL, via the coding sequence ATGAATAAAAAATATATTGATAAATTTTACAACTCAACAGCAAAAAAAAGTGAATATGAAATTTTTAATATCACTTTACCTATAAACCTTTTATATAAAGATATGTTCAATGAAACAGAACATTTTTTAAAGGCAAATTATGATTTGTTACACTCTCATATAGATGTATTAGCATCACTTTATTTTAATGGAAACTCTCTTTCTCCAACTGAATTATATGATGCCATGCTTTTTTCATCAGGTGGAATGACTAAGATTTTAAATAAATTAGAAGAGAGAAGTTTTATAAAAAGAGAACCATCTGTTAGTGATAAAAGAAGTACCTTAATTTGTCTTACAAAAGAGGGTGAAAAAGTGGTAAAAGAGGCCATTATAAAAATAGCAAAAGCAAAAGAAGAGATGTTTGAGGTTTTAAATGAAAAAGAGAAAGAGGACTTAAAAAATATTTTAAGTAAGGTTATTTATTCTCAACTTTGA
- a CDS encoding sensor domain-containing diguanylate cyclase, with the protein MKKLLLLFLLSFFTFANEINQIDLSKQKWEYKWGNTLDETVSWQEIDFPSNPPNRNNQTNIWFRVQLPQTLPSDPNLYIVSIDLITQVYFQDKQIYNFGEFDENGRGKYIGWPWHLIPLPIDSAGEYLYFRIYSDYGDIGLWGEILILSKGELYEKLLKNDMLKIIIGSISIFVAIFFLLTFLSKFQRIESLILGLLFLTQGLNVFCSAKTIQLFFYYPLLNQYILAIAFFFFPVGMALFMDKVINYKLVFNPIRKIWQIHLIYLLMAVFGSILGFFSLPSTYEWFDIFYNFITLPILTFFIIYFFYKGDKETKIITFSFFIISLYWLYSTLIAAGIVPWEEYPSDIAVFICLLFLSYSIVNRLNYTKELEEAKVELTNLTLTDYLTNLSNRKNIDYVLKINENLFNRYKDEFSIILVDIDDFKKVNDTYGHLVGDKVIIEISEILKKYTRQTDVVGRWGGEEFIIICPKTNLQDALKLAEKLRDKIATYQFETVGKKTASFGVATFKENETIIELITRVDNAMYLAKSRGKNRVEIES; encoded by the coding sequence ATGAAAAAATTATTATTACTATTTCTTCTATCTTTTTTCACTTTTGCAAATGAAATAAATCAAATAGACTTATCTAAACAAAAATGGGAATATAAATGGGGAAACACTTTAGATGAAACTGTTTCATGGCAAGAAATAGATTTTCCAAGTAATCCACCAAATAGAAATAATCAAACAAATATTTGGTTTAGGGTACAACTTCCTCAAACTCTTCCTTCTGACCCTAATTTATATATCGTGAGTATTGATTTAATAACACAAGTTTATTTTCAAGATAAACAAATATATAACTTTGGTGAATTTGATGAAAATGGAAGAGGAAAATATATAGGTTGGCCTTGGCATTTGATACCTTTACCTATTGATAGTGCAGGAGAGTATTTATATTTTAGGATTTATTCTGATTATGGTGATATTGGTTTGTGGGGAGAAATTCTTATTTTATCAAAAGGGGAATTATACGAAAAACTTTTAAAAAATGATATGCTAAAAATTATTATAGGTTCTATTTCTATTTTTGTTGCAATATTTTTTCTATTAACTTTTTTATCAAAATTCCAAAGAATTGAATCTTTGATTTTAGGTTTGCTATTTTTAACTCAAGGTTTAAATGTTTTTTGTTCTGCAAAAACAATCCAATTATTTTTTTATTATCCTTTATTAAATCAATATATTTTAGCAATTGCTTTTTTCTTTTTTCCAGTTGGAATGGCGCTTTTTATGGATAAAGTTATTAATTATAAATTAGTATTTAATCCTATAAGAAAAATTTGGCAGATTCATTTGATTTATTTACTTATGGCTGTTTTTGGTTCTATTTTAGGCTTTTTTTCTTTGCCTTCTACTTATGAATGGTTTGATATTTTTTATAACTTTATAACTTTGCCAATTTTGACATTTTTTATTATTTATTTCTTTTATAAAGGGGATAAAGAAACCAAAATAATCACTTTTAGTTTTTTTATTATTTCTCTTTATTGGTTGTATTCAACACTTATTGCAGCGGGAATTGTACCTTGGGAAGAATATCCAAGTGATATAGCTGTATTTATATGTTTATTATTTTTATCTTACTCAATTGTAAATAGACTAAATTATACAAAAGAGTTAGAAGAAGCAAAAGTAGAGCTTACAAATCTTACTTTAACTGATTATTTAACAAATCTCAGTAATAGAAAAAATATAGATTACGTATTAAAGATAAATGAAAATTTATTTAATAGATATAAAGATGAATTTTCAATAATTTTAGTAGATATAGATGATTTTAAAAAAGTAAATGATACTTATGGGCATTTAGTTGGAGATAAAGTAATCATTGAAATCTCAGAGATATTAAAAAAATATACAAGACAAACAGATGTTGTTGGGAGATGGGGTGGAGAAGAATTTATAATTATTTGTCCAAAGACAAATCTTCAAGATGCTTTAAAATTGGCAGAAAAATTACGAGACAAAATTGCTACTTATCAATTTGAAACTGTAGGAAAGAAAACAGCTAGTTTTGGTGTAGCTACATTTAAAGAAAATGAAACTATTATTGAACTTATAACAAGAGTCGATAATGCAATGTATCTTGCAAAATCAAGAGGTAAAAATAGGGTAGAAATAGAGTCTTAA
- a CDS encoding exodeoxyribonuclease III produces the protein MAKRYKFISWNVNGIRAVDKKEALKWVDEANIDLLGVQETKSMKEQIPKTIFQKEYKTVFASASAIKGRSGTALFTDIETTFECNCPTVDILDEGRINEVHFTLGDKDIAFFNVYFPNGQSKEERLDYKMEFYDRFLIHCENLKNQGKSIIVCGDVNTAHTEIDIARPKANENTSGFLKMERDWITKFLSHGYIDTFRLINGDIKDKYSWWSYRANARENNVGWRIDYFYVSEDLKNYVKDAYILDNIEGSDHCPIGLEMEF, from the coding sequence ATGGCAAAAAGATATAAGTTTATTTCATGGAATGTAAATGGTATAAGAGCCGTTGATAAAAAAGAGGCTTTAAAATGGGTTGATGAAGCTAATATTGATTTGTTAGGTGTTCAAGAAACAAAATCAATGAAAGAGCAAATCCCAAAAACAATTTTTCAAAAAGAGTACAAAACAGTGTTTGCAAGTGCTTCTGCTATAAAAGGAAGAAGTGGAACAGCACTTTTTACAGATATAGAAACTACTTTTGAATGTAACTGCCCTACTGTTGATATTTTAGATGAGGGAAGAATAAATGAAGTTCATTTTACTTTAGGAGATAAAGATATTGCATTTTTTAATGTATATTTTCCAAATGGTCAAAGTAAAGAAGAACGGCTTGATTATAAAATGGAATTTTATGATAGATTTTTGATTCATTGTGAGAATCTAAAAAATCAAGGAAAATCAATAATCGTTTGTGGAGATGTAAATACAGCTCATACTGAAATAGATATTGCACGACCTAAAGCAAATGAAAATACTTCAGGTTTCTTAAAAATGGAAAGAGATTGGATAACAAAATTTTTAAGTCATGGCTATATAGATACTTTTAGACTTATAAATGGTGATATAAAAGATAAATACTCTTGGTGGAGTTATAGAGCCAATGCAAGAGAAAATAATGTTGGCTGGAGAATTGATTACTTTTATGTAAGTGAAGATTTGAAAAATTATGTAAAAGATGCTTATATTTTAGATAATATTGAAGGAAGTGACCATTGTCCTATTGGACTTGAAATGGAGTTTTAA
- a CDS encoding CBU_0592 family membrane protein, whose protein sequence is MDIYQWIGFLGMIFIVVAYLLLQTNKYTINSLEYQLLNLFGAILLLISLFVHFNLGSFIIEVFWIIITIYGIVVNIRKKRKGKDI, encoded by the coding sequence ATGGATATTTATCAATGGATTGGATTTTTAGGAATGATATTTATTGTTGTTGCATATTTATTATTACAAACAAATAAATATACAATTAACTCTTTAGAATATCAATTATTAAATCTATTTGGAGCAATTTTACTTTTAATTTCACTTTTCGTACATTTTAATCTAGGTTCATTTATAATTGAAGTATTTTGGATTATTATTACTATTTATGGAATCGTTGTAAATATTAGAAAAAAAAGAAAAGGAAAAGATATATGA
- a CDS encoding sulfite exporter TauE/SafE family protein, which yields MTELFLGIISFLTSTIAGIVGIGGGMMLIAILPSFLPLNALIPVHGLTQMSSNLSRAVFGYKDIQFEVVPKFLIGSLIGIGLFATILNLISLNYVPLFIGAYILLSLWSAKFNEKIKRYENYYIAGFFQTGLSIVVGATGPLTMTLLFKDYANKEKVLATSAALMSITHILKVFVFIYFGFVFFDYIGIIIAMIVGAVVGSWVATRLRDKIDGKKFFLILKVLLTVLAIHIIVKVFV from the coding sequence ATGACTGAATTATTTTTAGGAATTATAAGTTTTTTAACATCAACTATAGCAGGAATTGTAGGAATTGGCGGTGGAATGATGTTAATAGCTATATTACCCTCTTTTTTACCATTAAATGCTCTTATACCTGTGCATGGATTGACTCAAATGTCAAGTAATCTTAGTAGGGCAGTTTTTGGATACAAAGATATACAGTTTGAAGTAGTACCAAAATTTTTAATTGGTTCACTAATTGGAATAGGTTTATTTGCCACTATTTTAAATCTTATATCTTTAAATTATGTGCCTTTATTTATTGGGGCATATATTTTACTTTCATTATGGTCTGCTAAATTTAATGAAAAGATAAAAAGATATGAAAATTATTATATTGCTGGTTTTTTTCAAACGGGACTTTCTATTGTTGTTGGAGCTACTGGACCTTTGACAATGACTCTATTATTTAAAGATTATGCAAATAAAGAAAAAGTTTTAGCCACAAGTGCAGCATTGATGAGTATAACTCATATTTTAAAAGTATTTGTTTTTATCTATTTTGGTTTTGTATTTTTTGATTATATTGGAATTATTATAGCTATGATTGTTGGAGCAGTTGTAGGAAGTTGGGTAGCTACTAGATTAAGAGATAAAATAGATGGGAAAAAGTTTTTTTTGATTTTAAAAGTTTTACTTACAGTGCTAGCAATTCATATAATAGTTAAAGTTTTTGTCTAA
- a CDS encoding AEC family transporter, protein MEYIFTSLVPVFGLILIGYFFKIISFPSHEFWPLADKLTYFVLMPALLIYTLSKAKLDINSVNLVLVSLLAIFLTMIFLIVFNKLSPANNSSFTSIVQGGIRFNTYVFLALSSSIFGNEGLILSAIILTFAIPFINILCVTVFAIYSQNNKLDFIYLVKSIVKNPLIIGCFIGGSLNILNISLPISISNIFKILSEAALPLGLLSIGYALVLKDMKNVKKDLFISSFAKFMILPIFIYTLGNLFNLNETMIAVLVLFSLLPTAPSSFILARQLGGDLPLMTTIITVQTLVSALFIILFLKFF, encoded by the coding sequence ATGGAATATATATTTACAAGTTTAGTTCCTGTTTTTGGACTAATTTTAATAGGATATTTTTTCAAAATAATAAGCTTTCCTTCCCATGAATTTTGGCCACTTGCAGATAAACTAACATATTTTGTACTAATGCCTGCACTTTTAATATATACTTTATCAAAAGCAAAACTTGATATTAATAGTGTAAATTTAGTTTTAGTTTCGCTTCTTGCTATATTTTTAACAATGATTTTTCTCATAGTTTTCAATAAATTATCCCCTGCAAATAATAGTTCTTTTACTTCTATTGTTCAAGGTGGAATAAGATTTAATACATATGTATTTTTAGCTTTAAGTAGTTCTATTTTTGGGAATGAAGGTTTGATATTAAGTGCTATAATTTTAACTTTTGCAATTCCTTTTATAAATATTTTATGTGTTACGGTTTTTGCTATTTATTCACAAAATAACAAACTTGATTTTATATATTTAGTTAAATCTATTGTTAAAAATCCCTTGATTATTGGTTGTTTTATTGGTGGAAGTTTAAATATTTTAAATATTTCTTTACCTATTAGTATTTCAAATATTTTCAAAATTTTAAGTGAAGCTGCTTTACCTTTAGGACTTTTATCTATTGGTTATGCTTTAGTTTTAAAAGATATGAAAAATGTAAAAAAAGACCTTTTTATAAGTTCTTTTGCAAAGTTTATGATTTTGCCTATTTTTATATATACTTTAGGAAATCTTTTTAATTTAAATGAAACAATGATAGCTGTTTTAGTTTTGTTCTCACTACTTCCAACTGCTCCTAGTTCATTTATTTTAGCAAGACAATTAGGTGGTGATTTACCTTTAATGACAACTATTATTACTGTTCAAACTTTGGTATCTGCACTATTTATAATACTATTTTTAAAGTTTTTTTAG
- a CDS encoding YhcH/YjgK/YiaL family protein: MAIFGNIESVKSQINNPKFEKAFLYIQKLQDKNSLEYKSICNIGLDECNKIVLDENSFVLEQAYITKDKKDCLFESHKKYIDIQYMFEGDEIMEVENVNNLLIETPYKEDLDYAKYTQSSSSSSLLIKENELAIFYPQDAHMPCIKIDENKKVIKAVFKIAV; encoded by the coding sequence ATGGCAATTTTTGGAAATATAGAGAGTGTAAAATCTCAAATAAATAATCCTAAGTTTGAAAAAGCTTTCTTATATATTCAAAAATTGCAAGATAAAAACTCTTTAGAATACAAATCAATTTGTAATATAGGTCTTGATGAATGTAACAAAATTGTTTTAGATGAAAACTCTTTTGTTTTAGAACAAGCTTATATTACAAAAGATAAAAAAGATTGTTTATTTGAATCTCATAAAAAATATATTGATATCCAGTATATGTTTGAGGGTGATGAGATTATGGAAGTTGAAAATGTAAACAATCTTCTTATTGAAACTCCTTATAAAGAGGATTTAGATTATGCAAAATATACTCAATCTTCAAGCTCTTCATCATTGTTAATCAAAGAGAATGAATTAGCTATTTTCTATCCCCAAGATGCTCACATGCCTTGCATAAAAATAGATGAAAATAAAAAAGTTATAAAAGCTGTTTTTAAAATAGCTGTTTAA